In Flavobacterium sp. N1736, the following are encoded in one genomic region:
- a CDS encoding tetratricopeptide repeat protein, with protein MKNLLLYILLTFSLAVSAQEKDKTLPEGNEEYKQNKFVDAEANYRISESKFAKRGVASYNLGNTIYRQNQASEAKLAYAKAIKNAKNRPDKHKAYHNLGNVFMKEKDYTQAVEAYKQALRNDPTDDETRYNYAYAKQKLKENPPKNDKNKDKNKDKDKDKNKDKDKDKDKNKDKDKDKDKKDDKGDKDKDKKDGKNDPKKDDKSDNNGEPKPQPGGISKDRVQNLLDAVNNEEKKIQDKVNAQKVKGNPRKTEKDW; from the coding sequence ATGAAAAATTTACTTCTTTATATTTTACTAACTTTTTCTCTGGCGGTTTCGGCTCAGGAGAAAGATAAAACGTTGCCTGAAGGGAATGAAGAATATAAGCAGAATAAATTTGTTGATGCTGAGGCAAATTATAGAATTTCGGAATCAAAATTTGCAAAACGCGGTGTTGCTTCTTATAATTTAGGAAATACGATTTACAGACAAAATCAGGCTTCGGAAGCTAAATTGGCTTATGCCAAAGCAATTAAAAACGCAAAAAACAGACCTGATAAACATAAAGCCTATCACAATTTAGGAAATGTTTTCATGAAAGAGAAAGATTATACGCAAGCGGTTGAAGCTTACAAACAAGCTTTGCGTAACGACCCAACAGATGATGAAACGCGTTATAATTATGCTTACGCCAAACAAAAGCTAAAAGAAAATCCTCCGAAAAACGATAAAAATAAGGACAAGAATAAAGACAAAGACAAGGATAAAAATAAAGATAAGGACAAGGATAAAGACAAAAACAAGGATAAGGATAAGGATAAAGACAAGAAAGACGATAAAGGCGATAAGGACAAGGATAAAAAAGATGGTAAAAATGATCCGAAGAAAGATGATAAATCAGACAACAACGGAGAACCAAAACCACAGCCGGGCGGAATTTCAAAAGATCGTGTTCAGAATTTGTTAGATGCCGTGAATAATGAAGAAAAGAAAATTCAGGACAAAGTAAACGCTCAAAAAGTAAAAGGAAATCCTAGAAAAACAGAAAAAGACTGGTAA